In a genomic window of Glycine max cultivar Williams 82 chromosome 13, Glycine_max_v4.0, whole genome shotgun sequence:
- the LOC100804209 gene encoding uncharacterized protein codes for MASTVFSYPSPLHLKTYPHKTSSNPSEFSIHIQPKKHFSIRCTSLDSIPEAEFPTPDPSSSTVNSAESFPIEKRRRSEIVRERRGEKLVQPEPPNFEIGWKRTKEINLERPIGHVIADFLEKLETLMEKEFGSTELLAKVGEIVAERAREEAEILMDEGKVEERMVTELFRVLKLMEMDLAMVKAAVKEETLGERLELAKARCRQAILVAYSF; via the coding sequence ATGGCTTCCACAGTGTTCTCATATCCTTCTCCTCTTCATCTTAAAACCTATCcacacaaaacatcatcaaACCCTTCAGAGTTTTCCATTCACATCCAACCCAAAAAGCACTTTTCCATTAGATGCACATCTTTGGACTCCATTCCTGAGGCTGAGTTTCCAACTCCAGATCCTTCCTCAAGCACAGTGAACAGTGCAGAGTCCTTTCCCATTGAGAAGAGAAGGAGGTCAGAGAtagtgagagagagaagaggagaAAAACTAGTGCAGCCAGAGCCACCAAACTTTGAAATAGGTTGGAAGAGGACCAAAGAGATCAACCTAGAGAGGCCAATAGGGCATGTCATAGCTGATTTCTTGGAGAAGCTGGAGACCCTCATGGAGAAGGAGTTTGGATCAACAGAACTTCTGGCTAAGGTTGGGGAGATTGTGGCCGAGAGGGCAAGAGAGGAGGCTGAGATTCTCATGGATGAAGGGAAAGTGGAAGAGAGAATGGTGACTGAATTGTTTAGAGTGTTGAAGTTGATGGAGATGGACTTGGCAATGGTTAAGGCTGCTGTGAAGGAGGAGACTTTGGGTGAGAGGCTTGAGCTGGCCAAGGCAAGGTGCAGGCAAGCCATACTTGTTGCTTATTCCTTTTGA